A genome region from Chryseobacterium sp. G0186 includes the following:
- a CDS encoding SRPBCC family protein has product MKHRLFREQQLNCDIETAWKFFSSANNLSEITPKDMNFIVLTEMTDDQIYEGMLIDYYVSPLLGIKMKWQTEIIHVDFQKSFIDFQRKGPYKLWNHHHEFIPNEHGVLMKDTIDYELPMGFVGEIAHSLLVKKKLDSIFDYRFRVLSRLF; this is encoded by the coding sequence ATGAAGCACAGGCTCTTTCGTGAACAACAACTCAACTGCGATATAGAAACAGCATGGAAATTCTTTTCATCTGCCAATAATCTTTCGGAAATTACTCCAAAGGATATGAACTTTATTGTTCTCACGGAAATGACCGATGATCAGATCTACGAGGGAATGCTCATTGATTATTATGTTTCGCCATTGCTTGGGATTAAAATGAAATGGCAAACGGAGATTATTCATGTAGATTTTCAGAAAAGCTTTATTGATTTTCAAAGAAAAGGCCCTTACAAATTATGGAACCACCATCATGAGTTTATTCCCAATGAACATGGTGTGTTGATGAAAGATACCATTGATTATGAGCTTCCGATGGGATTTGTGGGTGAAATCGCTCACTCTTTATTGGTGAAAAAGAAACTGGATTCCATCTTTGATTATCGTTTCAGGGTACTAAGCAGGTTGTTTTAA
- the lgt gene encoding prolipoprotein diacylglyceryl transferase has product MSLLYINWDVNPEIVNILGIPVKYYGLLFLTGLVLCFNILKSIYKKENLSIQAHEALFSYALIGILLGARLGHCIFYDFDYYSQHPIEILLPIQKGADGIYHFVGFAGLASHGGGIGLVIMLLLYSRKYKIPFMKVLDAIAIVLPLGGVFIRLANLMNSEIIGTPTDVPWAFIFRQVDNLPRHPAQLYEAISYFVIFLLIYLIYKKDLFKIGKGFYFGISILLIFIMRILIEFIKVDQVEFEHGMSLNMGQLLSIPFVLLGLFFIGKSLLEKSKVKTT; this is encoded by the coding sequence ATGAGTTTATTATACATTAACTGGGATGTCAATCCTGAGATTGTCAATATTTTGGGAATTCCGGTAAAATACTATGGCCTGTTATTTCTTACGGGACTGGTTCTGTGCTTTAATATTTTAAAAAGCATTTATAAAAAAGAAAATTTAAGCATTCAGGCCCACGAAGCCTTATTTTCATATGCGCTTATCGGAATTTTATTAGGGGCAAGATTGGGACATTGTATCTTTTACGATTTTGATTATTATTCCCAACATCCAATTGAAATCCTTTTACCCATTCAGAAAGGGGCGGACGGCATCTACCATTTTGTAGGATTCGCAGGTCTTGCCAGCCATGGTGGTGGTATCGGACTGGTCATCATGCTTTTGCTATATTCCAGAAAATACAAGATCCCATTCATGAAGGTTCTGGATGCGATAGCCATTGTCCTTCCATTGGGAGGGGTTTTTATCAGACTGGCTAATCTTATGAACTCAGAAATCATCGGAACTCCAACGGATGTTCCATGGGCTTTTATCTTCCGCCAGGTAGATAACCTTCCGAGACACCCAGCTCAACTTTATGAGGCTATTTCTTATTTTGTTATTTTTCTTTTGATCTATTTAATCTACAAGAAAGATCTATTTAAAATCGGGAAAGGGTTTTATTTTGGGATCAGTATCCTTTTAATTTTTATCATGAGAATCCTGATAGAATTTATCAAAGTAGATCAGGTTGAATTTGAACATGGAATGAGCCTGAATATGGGACAGCTTCTAAGTATTCCATTTGTACTTCTAGGTCTGTTTTTTATTGGAAAAAGCCTTCTGGAAAAGTCAAAAGTGAAAACCACTTAA
- a CDS encoding TIGR02117 family protein: MTVKTILIFTLKVLGIILGIVIIYVLLGLLIPFIPVSAKDDGEKKDIPIYIYTNGVHTDIVMPVKNDLQDWSLMIPFADTKSKKTDYNYIGIGWGDKGFYLDTPTWADLKFSTAVKAAFWLSDSAMHCTYYYTMKEADDCKIIMISRSQYKQLIQFVENKFDRDQNGKFMLIPTNAVYGDNDAFYDAKGTYSFLYTCNTWSNDALKAAGQKAALWTPTDFGIFRHYK, translated from the coding sequence ATGACTGTGAAGACGATATTAATATTTACCCTGAAGGTGTTGGGGATCATTCTTGGAATTGTAATTATTTATGTACTTCTGGGATTATTGATACCATTTATTCCGGTTTCAGCCAAGGATGATGGAGAGAAAAAAGATATTCCTATCTATATCTATACCAATGGGGTACATACCGATATCGTAATGCCTGTAAAAAACGATTTGCAGGACTGGAGTCTTATGATTCCTTTTGCAGATACAAAATCTAAAAAAACAGATTATAATTATATTGGAATAGGATGGGGAGATAAAGGATTTTATCTGGATACCCCAACCTGGGCAGATCTGAAGTTTTCCACTGCGGTAAAGGCTGCTTTTTGGCTAAGTGATTCAGCAATGCACTGTACCTATTACTATACGATGAAAGAAGCCGATGACTGCAAAATTATTATGATCAGCAGAAGTCAATATAAACAGCTGATACAGTTTGTAGAAAATAAATTCGACAGGGATCAGAACGGAAAATTCATGTTGATTCCTACCAATGCAGTATATGGTGATAACGATGCATTTTATGATGCGAAGGGAACCTACAGCTTTCTTTATACCTGTAATACCTGGAGTAATGATGCCTTAAAAGCTGCCGGACAAAAAGCCGCACTCTGGACTCCCACTGATTTTGGAATCTTTCGTCATTATAAATAA
- the tssD gene encoding type VI secretion system tube protein TssD → MAERNSRGILKFNNGEGQKLLKLNYSVSRATDVSGRVASDPSNALIKITVEATEKADILESLLNGKYKPTVGEVTFNKSHEEGTLTTLKWQNGYVIQHEVDFDAVDDNSMYISFVISAEQIDLGNSAYDGAWPSA, encoded by the coding sequence ATGGCAGAAAGAAATTCAAGAGGAATTTTAAAATTCAACAACGGAGAGGGGCAAAAATTATTGAAGCTAAATTATAGCGTTTCAAGAGCTACAGATGTTTCAGGACGTGTAGCATCAGATCCTTCCAATGCTCTTATCAAAATCACTGTAGAAGCTACGGAAAAAGCAGACATTCTGGAAAGTCTGCTCAACGGAAAGTATAAGCCTACAGTAGGTGAGGTAACATTCAACAAATCTCACGAAGAAGGTACATTAACAACACTAAAATGGCAAAACGGTTATGTAATTCAGCATGAAGTAGATTTCGATGCAGTGGATGATAACAGTATGTACATCAGCTTTGTAATAAGTGCCGAACAAATTGATCTAGGAAATTCTGCTTATGACGGAGCTTGGCCTTCAGCATAA
- a CDS encoding VIT family protein: MHHQLEKHYVNRVGWLRAAVLGANDGLLSTTSIVIGVAAAEPERHIIILAALAGMIAGAMSMAAGEYVSVSSQEDTEKADLMREKRELEEMPEIELRELAKVYERRGCTKETAMQVAVELTEHNALEAHARDELGINEITQAKPLQAAMASFGSFIVGASLPFIVSLLAPIHQMIYFQYGFSIIFLMLLGAISAKTGGSDIKVAVMRICFWGTVAMGITALVGHFFGVNIS, translated from the coding sequence ATGCATCATCAGTTGGAAAAACATTATGTAAACAGGGTAGGCTGGCTTCGGGCAGCTGTTTTGGGTGCAAATGACGGATTACTATCCACCACAAGTATTGTTATTGGTGTTGCGGCTGCAGAACCGGAACGTCATATCATTATTCTTGCTGCTTTAGCCGGAATGATTGCAGGAGCTATGTCTATGGCTGCCGGTGAATATGTTTCTGTCAGCTCACAAGAAGATACAGAGAAAGCCGATTTAATGCGGGAAAAACGGGAACTGGAAGAAATGCCGGAAATAGAACTCCGGGAATTGGCCAAGGTTTATGAGAGGAGAGGATGTACAAAAGAAACAGCGATGCAGGTGGCTGTTGAACTTACAGAGCATAACGCCTTGGAAGCGCATGCCAGGGATGAATTGGGAATCAATGAGATAACCCAGGCCAAACCTTTACAGGCTGCGATGGCATCATTTGGATCATTTATAGTGGGAGCTTCATTACCTTTTATTGTTTCTCTTCTTGCTCCTATTCACCAGATGATATACTTTCAATATGGTTTTTCCATTATATTTCTGATGCTTCTGGGCGCCATTTCAGCGAAAACAGGTGGGTCTGATATTAAAGTAGCTGTTATGAGGATTTGTTTTTGGGGAACCGTTGCCATGGGGATTACAGCATTAGTGGGACATTTTTTCGGAGTGAATATATCCTAA
- a CDS encoding TolC family protein, whose amino-acid sequence MKRLNYRSILYGIAVISLASCAVPQVADLKKAQTLPEVPAKTSASEEFKHLNLKGYFTDAHLVELFDKVMQANPDFQIAQQRVEIANSFLQRSKMDLLPSLDVGAEFSGNRYGKYTMEGVGNYDTNLSPNITEDQKINRDFTPNYWLGARSTWEIDAWGKLKNKKIAAQKKFLASTEGLRLLQVELFTDIANLYYQLVALDNRLAIYQKNYNLQQRAFEIVLAQREVGKATELAVQQFKAQNNNWLAEIEHIKVEIVTVEQAITTLTGSYGGEVKRGKILMPTNMDILNKTINVEAVIHSRPDVAANYYVLEASQADAKAARAAFYPKIDLGVGIGMNSFSVETLFKPSSLAGQLLGGLMVPVFNKGQLKYEFKVASKEQEIAFLNYQKSITTAFNELQSILKQTKIYERVLKLKSEEVGFLDRGVEVSNDLYLTGYANYFELINSQKSKLTAELDLLQFQHQNTRNNVLLFKALGGKLD is encoded by the coding sequence ATGAAAAGATTGAATTATAGAAGCATATTATACGGAATAGCAGTAATAAGTTTGGCCTCATGCGCTGTTCCACAGGTCGCTGACCTGAAAAAAGCCCAGACCCTGCCGGAGGTACCTGCTAAAACTTCAGCTTCAGAAGAATTTAAGCACCTTAACTTGAAAGGGTATTTTACAGATGCTCATCTGGTAGAGCTTTTTGATAAGGTAATGCAGGCTAATCCTGATTTTCAAATTGCTCAGCAAAGAGTAGAAATTGCCAACAGTTTTCTACAGCGTTCCAAGATGGATCTTTTGCCATCTCTTGACGTAGGAGCAGAGTTTTCCGGGAACCGATATGGAAAATATACCATGGAGGGTGTTGGGAATTACGATACCAATCTTTCTCCAAACATTACAGAAGATCAGAAGATCAACCGCGATTTTACTCCAAATTATTGGCTGGGAGCGCGTAGCACCTGGGAAATTGATGCCTGGGGTAAACTGAAGAATAAAAAAATTGCAGCTCAGAAGAAATTTCTGGCCTCTACAGAGGGTTTGCGATTGCTTCAGGTTGAACTTTTCACGGATATTGCCAATTTATATTACCAGCTAGTCGCCTTAGACAATCGCCTTGCCATTTATCAGAAGAACTATAATCTTCAGCAAAGAGCTTTTGAGATTGTTCTGGCGCAACGTGAAGTAGGAAAAGCTACAGAACTTGCTGTTCAACAATTTAAAGCACAAAACAACAACTGGCTGGCAGAGATTGAGCACATAAAAGTAGAGATTGTTACCGTTGAACAGGCTATTACAACATTAACGGGAAGCTATGGCGGAGAGGTAAAGCGTGGCAAAATACTGATGCCTACCAATATGGATATTCTGAACAAAACCATTAATGTAGAAGCAGTAATCCACTCAAGGCCGGATGTAGCAGCCAATTATTATGTTTTGGAGGCTTCTCAGGCGGATGCAAAGGCTGCAAGAGCTGCTTTTTATCCAAAGATTGATCTGGGGGTGGGGATTGGAATGAATTCTTTTTCTGTGGAAACCCTTTTTAAACCAAGTTCACTGGCCGGACAATTGTTGGGAGGGCTGATGGTTCCTGTTTTTAATAAAGGACAATTGAAATATGAATTCAAGGTAGCAAGTAAGGAGCAGGAAATTGCTTTTTTAAACTATCAGAAGAGTATTACGACTGCATTTAATGAACTTCAGTCTATTCTAAAACAGACTAAGATTTATGAACGGGTTTTAAAACTGAAATCAGAGGAGGTTGGCTTTTTGGACCGGGGAGTTGAAGTTTCAAATGATTTGTATCTGACAGGGTACGCAAATTATTTTGAATTAATCAATTCGCAGAAAAGTAAACTGACTGCTGAGCTTGACCTGTTGCAGTTCCAGCATCAGAATACCAGAAATAATGTTCTGCTATTTAAAGCGTTGGGAGGAAAGCTGGATTAA
- a CDS encoding efflux RND transporter periplasmic adaptor subunit yields MYFKNVIICSLAILFAVSCSKDKKKDNQKEKEVPVLEIKVKDTLVSNQFVTDIQAKKNVEMRSRIGGIIQHIYVNEGQFVHQGQPLFKINDAELQMELLKANASLKQAEADVRIAEVELKQIQSLHAKKFVANNELEMVKAKLSSAKAKHAFADAEKRTVLQKINFTKITAPFDGVIDVIPLKDGSLVENGTLLTTLSQLNEVYAYFSIPENLYFELLANDKIGNHQKIELTLPNGVNYQFNGALKTAEGEIDRTTGSIRYKVLFPNPDRLIKHGTSGKLIISENQDNAILIPQKSTFSIQDKTYVFVVDKQNKVKMTNIKIGTTLRDSYMVESGLKKGDLIIYEGTQSVKDGDVIKIKKKY; encoded by the coding sequence ATGTATTTTAAAAACGTAATAATTTGCAGTCTTGCAATATTATTCGCTGTGTCATGCAGTAAAGACAAGAAAAAAGACAATCAGAAAGAAAAGGAAGTTCCCGTACTGGAGATCAAGGTAAAAGATACCCTGGTAAGTAATCAGTTTGTAACAGATATTCAGGCCAAGAAAAATGTAGAAATGCGTTCAAGAATTGGTGGAATTATCCAGCATATTTATGTAAATGAGGGGCAGTTTGTGCACCAGGGACAGCCCTTATTTAAAATTAATGATGCCGAATTACAAATGGAACTTCTGAAAGCTAATGCCAGCTTAAAACAGGCAGAAGCCGATGTTCGTATTGCAGAAGTGGAACTGAAGCAGATCCAAAGTCTTCATGCTAAAAAGTTTGTAGCCAATAATGAATTGGAAATGGTAAAAGCCAAGCTTTCATCAGCTAAGGCCAAGCATGCCTTTGCTGATGCAGAAAAAAGAACTGTACTTCAGAAAATAAATTTCACAAAGATTACTGCCCCTTTTGATGGTGTTATTGACGTCATTCCTCTTAAAGATGGAAGTTTGGTGGAAAACGGCACCTTGCTGACAACACTATCCCAACTGAATGAGGTATATGCATACTTTTCAATTCCTGAAAATTTATATTTTGAATTGCTAGCTAATGATAAGATTGGGAATCATCAGAAAATTGAACTGACTCTTCCAAATGGGGTAAATTATCAGTTTAACGGAGCCTTAAAAACCGCGGAGGGAGAAATTGACAGAACGACAGGTTCCATCCGTTATAAAGTGCTTTTCCCGAACCCGGACCGTCTGATTAAGCACGGTACTTCCGGAAAACTTATTATTTCTGAAAATCAGGATAATGCTATTCTCATTCCACAGAAATCTACATTCTCCATTCAGGATAAAACCTATGTTTTTGTAGTAGATAAGCAGAATAAAGTGAAGATGACCAATATTAAGATCGGTACCACCCTGAGGGACTCCTATATGGTGGAAAGTGGTCTTAAAAAAGGAGATTTAATCATTTATGAAGGAACTCAGTCTGTAAAGGATGGTGATGTTATCAAAATCAAAAAGAAGTATTAA
- a CDS encoding efflux RND transporter permease subunit has protein sequence MVEMFIRRKVLSLVISILFVLLGVMALLKMPITQFPDIVPPSVTVTAKYTGANAEVSANAVALPLERAINGVPGMTYMSTVTSNDGLTLIQVFFEVGTDPDVAAVNVQNRVTTILDELPEEVIRAGVTTEKEVNSMLMYLNITSTDPSQDEQFIYNFTDINVLQELKRIDGVGRAEIMGQKEYSMRVWLDPQKMAAYNISADEVITSLQKQNISAAPGKVGETSGKTSSQLQYVIKYKGKFFEPRQYEEVPIRSDVDGTILKLKDIAKVEFGAMNYGMVSKTDGRPSASIMMKQRPGSNASEVIESVKSKMDELQVTSFPPGMEYNMAYDVSRFLDASISAVLVTLIEAFILVGIVVFIFLQDWRSTLIPVLAVPVALVGTFAFMNMLDFSVNLLTLFALVLAIGIVVDNAIVVVEAVHVKMEEGMNAMDATVNATKEIAGAVVAITIVMSAVFIPVAFLDGPVGVFYRQFSLTLAISIVISGVNALTLTPALCAIILKPHNHNKKKTIVDRFFQSFNTGFDRLTNGYVGILSKFATRTTVTFGLLFLFVGLTFVTSKFLPTGFIPMEDQGMVYVSVTTPQGATVERTEKVLDEVTVIAKKINGVENVTTLAGYSIVTEIAGSSYGMAMINLKDWKERSISVNDLIAELSDKTKGIADAQIEIFAPPTVPGFGNTSGFELRLLDRTGGTIENTDKITKEFVKKLNQAPELQNSFTSFDATFPQYMINVDYDMAAKKGISVDNAMSTLQTMLGSYYATNFIRFSQMYKVMVQASPEHRDTPESILNLYLKNDKGEMVPFSTFITMEKVYGPEVLTRYNMYMSAMINGEPADGYSSGDAIAAVERVAKETLPRGFDVEWSGMTREEILSGNQTIYIFLICLLFVYLLLAAQYESFLLPMPVLLSLPTGIFGAYIALVLAGLDNNIYAQVALVMLIGLLAKNAILIVEFAVARNKQGFDIVSAAIEGARQRLRPILMTSFAFVAGLIPLCIATGAGAIGNRSIGTAAAGGMLIGTIFGLVVIPGLYIFFAKLENKKKDEKIEL, from the coding sequence ATGGTAGAAATGTTTATAAGACGAAAGGTTCTTTCGTTGGTTATTTCCATATTATTTGTCCTGCTGGGAGTTATGGCGCTATTAAAGATGCCGATCACACAGTTTCCGGATATTGTACCACCGTCAGTAACGGTAACGGCAAAATATACGGGTGCGAATGCTGAAGTATCAGCAAATGCAGTAGCTCTTCCATTGGAACGCGCCATCAACGGGGTTCCGGGAATGACGTATATGTCGACGGTAACTTCCAATGACGGACTTACCTTAATTCAGGTTTTCTTTGAAGTGGGGACAGATCCTGATGTTGCAGCGGTAAACGTTCAGAACAGGGTAACAACCATTCTTGATGAACTTCCTGAAGAGGTAATCCGAGCAGGGGTAACCACTGAAAAAGAGGTCAACAGTATGCTGATGTACCTTAACATTACGAGTACGGATCCAAGTCAGGATGAGCAGTTCATCTATAACTTTACGGATATTAACGTTCTTCAGGAACTCAAACGTATTGATGGGGTAGGACGTGCGGAGATTATGGGTCAGAAAGAATACTCAATGAGGGTATGGCTTGATCCACAGAAGATGGCAGCGTACAATATTTCTGCAGATGAAGTGATTACTTCATTGCAGAAGCAGAATATTTCCGCAGCGCCCGGAAAAGTGGGGGAAACTTCAGGAAAAACGTCCAGCCAGCTTCAGTATGTTATTAAATATAAAGGGAAATTCTTTGAACCCAGGCAATATGAAGAAGTTCCGATTAGATCTGATGTCGATGGAACTATTTTAAAGCTTAAGGATATTGCCAAGGTAGAATTCGGGGCAATGAACTACGGGATGGTTTCCAAAACAGACGGAAGGCCCTCTGCATCCATTATGATGAAGCAGCGTCCCGGGTCCAATGCTTCCGAAGTTATTGAAAGTGTAAAGTCTAAGATGGATGAGCTTCAGGTTACTTCTTTCCCTCCCGGAATGGAGTATAATATGGCTTATGATGTTTCGAGGTTCCTTGATGCTTCCATCAGTGCGGTATTGGTAACCCTTATTGAAGCCTTTATTCTGGTAGGAATTGTAGTATTTATCTTCCTTCAGGACTGGCGTTCCACATTAATTCCTGTATTGGCTGTTCCGGTGGCACTTGTAGGAACATTTGCCTTTATGAATATGCTGGATTTCTCAGTAAACTTATTAACGCTGTTTGCCTTGGTACTGGCCATTGGAATTGTGGTCGATAATGCAATTGTAGTCGTTGAGGCTGTCCATGTGAAAATGGAAGAAGGAATGAATGCAATGGATGCCACTGTAAATGCCACAAAGGAAATTGCAGGAGCGGTAGTGGCGATTACCATTGTAATGTCTGCCGTATTTATTCCGGTAGCATTTTTGGATGGTCCGGTAGGAGTATTTTATCGTCAGTTCTCATTGACGCTGGCGATCAGTATTGTGATTTCAGGAGTGAATGCATTAACTCTTACTCCGGCGCTTTGTGCCATTATTTTAAAACCTCATAACCATAATAAAAAGAAAACAATTGTAGATCGATTCTTCCAGAGCTTTAATACAGGTTTTGACCGATTAACAAACGGTTATGTAGGCATTCTATCCAAGTTTGCTACGAGAACCACTGTTACTTTTGGATTACTGTTTTTATTCGTCGGATTAACCTTTGTAACAAGTAAATTCCTGCCAACCGGATTTATTCCCATGGAAGACCAGGGAATGGTGTATGTAAGTGTTACAACTCCTCAGGGAGCAACAGTGGAAAGAACAGAAAAAGTATTGGATGAAGTAACCGTTATTGCTAAGAAAATAAATGGTGTAGAAAACGTAACAACCCTTGCAGGATACAGTATTGTAACAGAAATTGCAGGTTCATCCTATGGAATGGCAATGATTAATCTTAAGGACTGGAAAGAAAGATCTATTTCAGTAAACGATTTGATTGCAGAGCTTTCAGATAAAACAAAGGGAATTGCAGATGCACAAATTGAGATTTTTGCTCCGCCAACCGTTCCCGGATTCGGAAATACCAGTGGTTTTGAATTGCGTTTGCTGGACAGAACCGGAGGAACCATTGAAAATACAGATAAAATTACAAAGGAATTTGTTAAAAAGCTGAATCAGGCTCCTGAATTACAGAACAGTTTTACCAGTTTTGATGCTACATTTCCGCAGTATATGATTAATGTGGATTATGATATGGCGGCAAAGAAAGGAATTTCCGTAGATAATGCCATGTCAACCTTACAAACGATGCTGGGTTCTTATTATGCAACCAATTTTATCCGTTTCAGTCAGATGTATAAAGTAATGGTTCAGGCAAGTCCGGAGCACAGGGATACCCCTGAAAGTATTCTGAATTTATATCTGAAGAATGACAAAGGTGAAATGGTTCCGTTTTCTACATTTATCACCATGGAAAAGGTATATGGGCCAGAGGTACTCACGAGGTACAATATGTATATGTCTGCAATGATCAATGGAGAGCCGGCAGACGGTTACAGTTCCGGAGATGCCATTGCAGCCGTGGAAAGAGTAGCCAAGGAAACATTGCCTAGAGGATTTGATGTTGAATGGTCTGGGATGACAAGAGAAGAAATCTTATCGGGTAACCAAACCATTTATATATTCCTCATCTGTCTGTTGTTCGTATATCTTTTATTGGCGGCTCAATACGAGAGTTTCCTTCTTCCGATGCCTGTATTACTTAGTCTTCCGACAGGAATATTCGGTGCCTACATTGCATTGGTGCTGGCAGGACTGGATAATAACATTTATGCCCAGGTAGCTTTGGTCATGCTGATCGGGCTTTTAGCGAAAAATGCCATTCTGATTGTAGAATTTGCCGTAGCCAGAAACAAGCAGGGGTTTGATATTGTTTCGGCTGCTATTGAAGGAGCAAGACAGCGTCTGAGACCTATCCTAATGACTTCTTTTGCCTTTGTGGCAGGACTTATTCCACTATGTATTGCCACAGGAGCCGGAGCAATAGGTAACCGCTCCATTGGTACAGCAGCAGCAGGAGGAATGTTAATTGGAACCATCTTCGGATTGGTGGTCATTCCAGGCCTGTATATATTCTTTGCAAAACTTGAAAATAAGAAGAAAGATGAAAAGATTGAATTATAG
- a CDS encoding cold shock domain-containing protein, which translates to MADSFSKKENFKKKIQKQKEKALRREERKTNNNKGSEDVFMYVDEFGRLTSTPPEQRQEVNLDEIQLGAAPIIEEDPRKIGIITFHSEKGYGFITEDNTKENIFFHNNNCTEPVKKGNKVSFEKEKSPKGFSAVNIQIVK; encoded by the coding sequence ATGGCAGATTCTTTTTCTAAAAAGGAAAATTTCAAGAAAAAAATTCAAAAGCAAAAAGAAAAGGCGCTAAGACGCGAAGAACGTAAGACGAACAACAACAAGGGATCTGAGGATGTCTTCATGTATGTAGATGAATTCGGAAGATTAACTTCAACTCCACCTGAACAAAGACAGGAAGTAAACCTTGATGAAATTCAATTAGGGGCAGCCCCAATTATTGAGGAAGATCCAAGAAAAATAGGAATTATTACTTTCCACAGTGAAAAAGGATATGGATTCATCACTGAAGATAATACCAAGGAGAACATCTTCTTCCATAACAACAACTGTACGGAACCTGTAAAAAAAGGGAATAAGGTATCTTTTGAAAAAGAGAAATCTCCAAAAGGGTTTTCAGCTGTTAACATCCAGATTGTTAAATAA
- a CDS encoding SDR family oxidoreductase has protein sequence MSAQNVNGKVVLIAGGGKNLGGLLSRDFAVKGAKLAIHYNSESSREDSEKTLAEVQALGAEAFLFQGDLTKVDNITKFFDEAISRFGGIDIAINTVGMVLKKPFSETTESEYDTMFNVNSKSAYFFLQEAGKKLNDHGKICTIVTSLLAAYTGLYSTYAGAKAPVEHFTRAASKEFGARGISVTAVAPGPMDTPFFYGQETDDAVAYHKSASALGGLTDIKDIAPLVEFLVTDGWWITGQTIFANGGYTTR, from the coding sequence ATGTCAGCACAAAATGTAAATGGAAAAGTTGTTTTAATAGCCGGAGGAGGTAAAAACCTTGGTGGATTATTGAGTAGAGATTTTGCCGTGAAAGGAGCAAAATTAGCGATACACTACAATAGCGAAAGCTCTAGAGAAGACAGTGAGAAAACACTTGCTGAGGTACAGGCGTTGGGGGCTGAAGCCTTCCTGTTTCAGGGAGACCTTACCAAAGTAGACAACATCACTAAGTTTTTTGATGAAGCAATCTCCCGTTTTGGAGGAATTGATATTGCCATCAATACTGTAGGAATGGTCTTGAAGAAACCGTTTTCCGAAACTACGGAATCTGAATACGATACCATGTTCAATGTAAATTCAAAGTCAGCCTATTTCTTTTTACAGGAAGCAGGTAAAAAACTGAATGATCATGGGAAGATCTGTACCATTGTTACTTCATTGCTGGCTGCCTATACAGGGTTGTATTCTACATACGCCGGAGCAAAGGCACCCGTAGAGCATTTTACAAGAGCTGCTTCCAAAGAATTTGGAGCAAGGGGCATTTCTGTAACTGCTGTAGCGCCAGGTCCTATGGACACTCCTTTCTTCTACGGGCAGGAAACGGATGATGCAGTGGCGTATCATAAGTCTGCATCAGCATTAGGAGGACTTACAGATATTAAGGATATTGCTCCATTGGTTGAGTTTTTAGTAACTGACGGATGGTGGATCACAGGGCAGACTATTTTTGCCAACGGTGGTTATACAACAAGATAA